A single Lysinibacter sp. HNR DNA region contains:
- the hemQ gene encoding hydrogen peroxide-dependent heme synthase, protein MTENTSEPQEGPHGFTLFAVLRRNPNHRGEYDGGDVPRLVQQLDDLVTEIKDEGVVLRGIYDVSGMRADADVMLWLHGDSAENLQWSLRVLRRSDLLRSLLPSWNAMGVHRDAEFNRSHVPGFLRGEEPRQWLTVYPFVRSYEWYLLPEEERRAMLAEHGRKGAAFTSVVAHTVASFTLGDYEWLIPLESDHLVDLVDLMRDLRATDARRHVREEVPFYTGRRIETAEIVEVLQ, encoded by the coding sequence ATGACGGAAAACACTTCGGAGCCACAAGAAGGCCCCCATGGATTCACTCTCTTTGCCGTACTGCGCAGAAACCCCAATCACCGTGGCGAATACGACGGTGGAGATGTTCCACGCCTGGTCCAACAGCTCGACGACCTCGTCACCGAGATAAAAGATGAGGGTGTCGTTCTGCGAGGAATCTACGATGTAAGCGGTATGCGCGCCGACGCTGATGTGATGCTCTGGCTTCACGGCGACTCCGCCGAAAATCTACAGTGGTCACTGCGCGTGCTGCGTCGCAGCGACCTACTCAGATCACTCCTGCCCTCCTGGAATGCCATGGGGGTTCACCGAGACGCGGAGTTTAACCGCTCCCACGTTCCCGGTTTTCTCCGCGGTGAGGAACCACGTCAGTGGCTTACCGTTTACCCATTTGTCCGTTCCTACGAGTGGTATCTGCTCCCCGAGGAGGAACGCCGCGCCATGCTCGCCGAACACGGCCGAAAAGGAGCCGCATTCACGAGTGTTGTTGCCCACACGGTAGCGTCCTTTACCCTGGGCGACTACGAATGGTTAATCCCCCTCGAATCCGATCACCTGGTTGATCTGGTTGATCTGATGCGCGATCTTCGCGCGACGGATGCCCGCCGCCACGTGCGTGAAGAGGTTCCGTTCTACACCGGCCGCCGCATTGAGACGGCCGAGATTGTTGAGGTACTACAGTGA
- a CDS encoding FAD-dependent oxidoreductase: MTQPAMPLPPQQPSRPLTTVIIGGGIAGLTAALVCARNGHRVIVLEEASVSGGIVSRHTLGGIDLDAGAESFATRSPRIPPFLKGLGLGENIVSPNPVGAWVFSADKNGKKHAAPLPKTGLLGIPGNPLAPDVRRVIGLAGALRASSDRWKKPDSSFDALSLGELVRRRLGEATLNQLVRPVVGGVYAADPDTLAVDSISPSLRAELRKTGSLTRAVTSLTARAEPGSAVRGVIGGNYEIVRAITRELLQNGAEIQTNHRALRLRRRESGWLVDDTFAADAVIIACNPMSAATLLSGVNSELVPFTGQPNSTRIETLVVHQPLLNSAPRGTGVLLGETHGLVGAKALTHLSAKWAWLRERLSPGTHVIRLSYREDASQTTGGEIVRNVDPGRALLDASTLMGVPLNKNTLVDNNAVTWTQWQVTPESVRSVRTRVPHYPGLGVTGSWVTGTGLASVIPGSIDEANRVCQTALQEGK; the protein is encoded by the coding sequence GTGACCCAACCAGCGATGCCGCTCCCCCCGCAGCAACCCTCACGACCTCTCACCACCGTGATAATCGGCGGTGGAATTGCGGGCCTCACTGCGGCACTCGTCTGCGCAAGAAACGGGCACCGGGTAATCGTGCTCGAGGAAGCCTCCGTCAGCGGCGGGATCGTATCCCGTCACACGCTGGGTGGTATTGATCTGGATGCCGGGGCCGAAAGCTTCGCCACCAGAAGTCCCCGTATTCCTCCGTTTCTTAAGGGCCTGGGCCTCGGTGAGAACATTGTGTCTCCCAATCCGGTGGGGGCCTGGGTGTTCAGCGCGGATAAGAACGGCAAAAAACACGCAGCACCGCTTCCAAAAACCGGGCTCCTGGGAATTCCGGGTAATCCACTCGCCCCCGATGTGCGCCGAGTGATCGGGCTAGCGGGCGCCCTGCGGGCATCGTCCGACCGCTGGAAAAAGCCGGATTCCTCCTTTGACGCGCTGAGCCTGGGCGAGCTAGTCCGACGGCGGCTGGGGGAGGCCACCCTCAACCAGCTGGTGCGGCCCGTTGTGGGAGGGGTCTATGCGGCGGATCCCGACACTCTCGCGGTGGATTCGATCTCACCCAGCCTTCGTGCGGAACTGCGAAAAACGGGATCGCTCACCCGCGCCGTTACCTCTCTCACGGCCCGGGCGGAGCCCGGTTCCGCCGTGCGCGGAGTGATCGGCGGAAACTATGAGATAGTGCGAGCAATCACCCGGGAACTACTCCAAAACGGTGCCGAGATCCAGACCAATCATCGGGCGCTGCGACTGCGTCGCCGCGAGTCCGGATGGTTGGTCGACGACACCTTCGCGGCAGATGCGGTTATTATTGCGTGCAACCCCATGTCAGCCGCAACCCTGCTCAGCGGTGTCAACAGCGAGTTGGTTCCCTTCACCGGACAGCCCAACTCGACCCGCATAGAAACCCTCGTGGTACATCAGCCGCTTCTGAACTCTGCCCCTCGGGGAACCGGTGTTCTTCTGGGGGAGACCCACGGTCTCGTGGGGGCAAAAGCGCTCACCCACCTCTCTGCAAAGTGGGCCTGGCTGCGGGAACGGCTGTCCCCTGGAACCCACGTGATTCGGCTCTCCTATCGAGAGGATGCGTCACAAACAACGGGCGGAGAGATCGTGCGCAACGTAGATCCCGGCCGCGCCCTTCTCGACGCGAGCACCCTCATGGGCGTGCCGCTCAATAAGAACACCCTCGTTGATAACAATGCCGTCACCTGGACACAGTGGCAGGTTACCCCGGAGTCGGTGCGCAGCGTTCGGACGCGGGTGCCACACTATCCGGGCCTCGGCGTCACGGGCTCCTGGGTAACAGGAACGGGTCTTGCATCTGTCATTCCGGGTTCGATAGACGAGGCAAACAGGGTTTGTCAGACAGCGCTACAGGAAGGAAAATAA
- the hemE gene encoding uroporphyrinogen decarboxylase, producing MPAAVSTVLDHNHPLVSGVTAESPLVRAYQGVRQKRTPVWFMRQAGRSLPEYRDLRVGVRMLDACLDPELSSEITLQPVRRHGVDAGIFFSDIVVPLKLAGVDVEIIAGKGPVFAHPIRTMEDVLSLPDLDPAALDPVREGVAHTVAELGATPLIGFAGAPFTLAAYLVEGGPSKDHIRARTLMRSQPETWTALMGWTAHITGKFLSAQVEAGASAAQLFDSWAGSLSRADYVRYVAPASVRAFDAVRNTPYTVGGETRHVPLIHFGLVGPQLLPEFRTLGTERRFVDAVGVDYRTPLDEAAAQLGSDVTLQGNIDPALLAAPWDRLADDTHEVLRRGRSARSHVANLGHGVPPETDPTVLTRLVELIHSIDVDTLTHASPQSSSTQKAAAP from the coding sequence ATGCCCGCCGCAGTATCAACAGTCCTTGATCACAACCATCCGCTGGTATCCGGTGTTACCGCCGAGTCGCCGCTGGTGCGCGCCTACCAGGGTGTGCGGCAGAAGCGCACCCCCGTGTGGTTTATGCGGCAGGCGGGTCGATCACTGCCCGAGTATCGCGACCTGCGCGTGGGGGTGAGGATGCTCGATGCCTGTCTCGACCCGGAGCTGAGCAGTGAAATCACTCTCCAGCCGGTGAGGCGCCACGGGGTTGACGCCGGAATTTTCTTCAGCGATATTGTGGTTCCTCTGAAGCTTGCGGGTGTTGATGTAGAGATTATCGCGGGCAAAGGGCCCGTTTTTGCACATCCTATTCGTACGATGGAGGACGTCCTTTCCCTCCCAGACCTCGACCCTGCAGCCCTCGACCCAGTACGGGAGGGTGTTGCCCACACCGTGGCGGAGCTTGGTGCAACACCCCTCATTGGTTTTGCGGGAGCACCCTTCACCCTCGCGGCCTACCTGGTGGAGGGCGGCCCATCAAAGGATCACATCCGCGCCCGCACCCTCATGCGTTCTCAGCCAGAGACGTGGACAGCGCTCATGGGCTGGACCGCGCACATCACCGGTAAATTTCTCTCGGCCCAGGTGGAGGCCGGGGCGAGCGCCGCGCAGCTTTTTGACTCCTGGGCCGGTTCTCTCTCGCGGGCAGATTATGTGCGCTACGTGGCCCCGGCCTCCGTGCGCGCTTTTGACGCGGTGCGTAACACCCCCTACACGGTAGGAGGCGAAACCCGCCACGTTCCGCTCATTCACTTTGGGCTGGTGGGTCCACAACTGCTCCCCGAGTTTCGCACCCTGGGCACCGAACGTCGATTTGTGGATGCCGTGGGCGTGGACTACCGCACCCCCCTTGACGAGGCCGCCGCACAGCTGGGTTCTGATGTCACCCTGCAGGGCAATATCGACCCGGCCCTGCTCGCGGCACCGTGGGACCGCCTCGCGGATGACACCCACGAGGTCCTTCGCCGGGGCCGCAGCGCGCGCAGCCACGTGGCAAACCTCGGGCACGGGGTGCCCCCGGAGACGGACCCGACCGTGCTTACCCGCCTGGTTGAACTCATCCACTCCATCGATGTTGATACGCTTACCCACGCAAGCCCACAGTCCTCATCAACCCAGAAAGCTGCTGCCCCGTGA
- a CDS encoding glutamyl-tRNA reductase, producing the protein MLLCLSASHKNADFETLEVLSQGMGGLSLRVAEEMSFIVGTVTIATCNRVEVYVDVEEPVTAIQAVTVEGLVECIAAEVGLDFQHVRDSFAVYLNMDVAEHLFRVSSGLESLAVGEDEIAGQVRRALEAARATGTTSADLERLFQRASQTSRGIKSAAGVGEAQRSLARLAFELVESRVIDWQAVRVLLVGTGSYARVALAALRERRVINLSVYSVSGRAEEFARRRELVPVSHGDYTSAAASADLIVCCTTGDGFVIEADTLLRGRSQLIPGSGALLDMSVECPVGRDTESISLAAVDPLGTAKMSQIVVDLGLPRNVNPNIADVSGVELLDLETIRLHSPVTALRASQKAEELVDRAVRKFSRVTEEQNLAPAMVAIREYFLDHADDEIERVRARGGNTGPTEVALRHLVSVLLHEPMVRARELARQGEGTRYTEALNALFGIVVAGEADEQNGGESAVESAG; encoded by the coding sequence GTGCTGTTGTGTCTATCTGCAAGTCACAAGAACGCCGATTTTGAAACCCTTGAGGTTCTTTCGCAGGGTATGGGCGGCTTGTCCCTTCGGGTTGCCGAGGAGATGTCTTTTATCGTGGGTACCGTCACGATCGCCACGTGCAACAGGGTTGAGGTGTACGTTGACGTTGAAGAACCCGTCACCGCGATTCAGGCCGTCACCGTTGAGGGACTGGTCGAGTGCATAGCTGCCGAGGTGGGGCTCGACTTTCAGCACGTACGTGACTCCTTTGCCGTCTACCTCAATATGGATGTTGCCGAGCACCTTTTTCGTGTTTCGAGCGGGCTTGAGTCCCTAGCTGTGGGTGAAGACGAGATTGCCGGACAGGTGCGGCGCGCGCTTGAAGCTGCCCGGGCAACGGGAACCACAAGCGCCGATCTTGAGCGTCTTTTTCAGCGTGCCTCTCAAACCTCCCGCGGAATTAAGAGCGCCGCCGGTGTTGGTGAGGCTCAGCGTTCGCTTGCCCGTCTGGCCTTTGAACTTGTCGAGAGCCGGGTGATCGACTGGCAGGCGGTGCGTGTTCTTCTTGTTGGCACCGGGTCATACGCTCGTGTGGCTTTGGCCGCGCTTCGCGAGCGGAGGGTCATCAACCTCTCCGTGTATTCTGTGTCCGGGCGTGCCGAGGAGTTTGCCCGCAGGCGAGAGCTTGTTCCCGTGTCTCACGGCGATTACACCTCGGCGGCGGCATCTGCCGATCTCATCGTCTGCTGTACGACGGGGGATGGATTTGTCATCGAGGCCGATACCCTGCTTCGGGGTCGCTCTCAGCTTATTCCCGGTTCCGGCGCCCTGCTTGATATGTCGGTTGAGTGCCCCGTGGGGCGCGACACAGAAAGCATCTCGCTCGCGGCCGTGGACCCGCTCGGCACCGCAAAGATGTCGCAGATTGTGGTGGACTTAGGACTTCCGCGCAATGTTAATCCCAATATCGCGGATGTGTCGGGGGTGGAACTGCTTGATCTTGAAACGATCCGGTTGCACTCTCCCGTGACCGCGCTGCGGGCATCGCAAAAAGCGGAGGAGCTTGTTGACCGGGCGGTGCGAAAATTTTCTCGGGTTACCGAGGAACAAAATTTGGCACCGGCTATGGTGGCAATCCGAGAGTATTTTCTTGATCATGCCGATGACGAGATCGAGAGAGTTCGTGCGCGCGGAGGAAATACCGGCCCCACCGAGGTTGCGCTCCGCCACCTGGTGAGTGTGTTGCTGCACGAGCCGATGGTGCGTGCGCGGGAGCTTGCGCGTCAGGGAGAGGGAACGCGTTACACCGAGGCCCTTAACGCTCTCTTCGGAATTGTTGTGGCGGGAGAGGCAGACGAACAAAACGGCGGAGAATCCGCTGTGGAGAGTGCGGGATAA
- a CDS encoding DEAD/DEAH box helicase: MPKKTKKGGFKAAKNYIPQGSKTKHRSAGSDQPGAKKARWTLEEREARRERTDRFPRDIRDARGYRVRSADHDSRDRHQTREESAFRSERGGYGSSDGGGSFSRTRGEYNRYGSGGRDGRGRDERGRNDYARSERGRNSYARSDRGRDGYARDERERNDRGHARFESRAQKNGAHGGGYSGNTRYDRNSQRERGRSAQTNHPNHDSHGGPSNSGERLTRRYFDESGTERGFSNYTDRKGDFREGRASRESRVPREGRALRGSREGYVPREDRFSRGNRDLRASRREERGASDGYQPSESAGRSRFVPEEDVVLERLEARATVAADVSDLSWQDLGLGGNITRALTELGAATPFPIQAATIPDVLKGRDVLGRGRTGSGKTIAFGAPLVEKLMENGGGRNRGPGRNPRALILAPTRELALQIDRTVQPIARSVGLFTTQIYGGVPQGRQVGAINRGVDIIIGTPGRIQDLIDQGRLDLSDIALTVLDEADHMCDLGFLEPVQKILQHTKRGGQKLLFSATLDKGVKTLIDEFLVNPAIHEVAGEDQASGTIDHRVLLVDRADKELVIEQLADRQDGAKTLIFSRTRSYAERLTELLEDAGIAAVSLHGDLNQARRTRNLDKLARGRVNVLVATDVAARGIHVDDIDLVIQADPPEEYKTYMHRAGRTGRAGRTGTVVTLIPRTRQRRTRELLERAEITADFTPFYPGDSL; this comes from the coding sequence ATGCCCAAAAAGACGAAAAAGGGTGGCTTTAAAGCTGCCAAAAATTATATTCCTCAGGGATCAAAGACAAAGCATCGCAGTGCGGGGTCGGATCAACCGGGTGCCAAGAAGGCACGCTGGACGCTAGAGGAACGCGAGGCGCGTCGCGAACGCACCGACCGTTTCCCGCGAGATATCCGAGACGCGCGCGGTTACCGAGTCCGCTCGGCAGACCACGATTCCCGAGACAGACACCAGACCCGCGAAGAATCAGCGTTTCGTTCTGAGCGTGGCGGCTACGGAAGCAGCGACGGCGGGGGGTCCTTCTCGCGTACGCGGGGTGAGTACAATCGTTATGGTTCCGGAGGCCGCGATGGACGCGGGCGTGACGAGCGCGGACGCAACGACTACGCTCGTAGCGAGCGTGGACGCAACAGCTATGCCCGTAGTGACCGGGGGCGTGATGGCTATGCACGTGACGAGCGGGAACGCAATGATCGTGGACATGCGCGATTTGAAAGCCGTGCTCAAAAAAACGGTGCTCATGGTGGCGGTTACAGCGGAAATACCCGATACGACCGTAACTCTCAGCGTGAGCGGGGCAGGTCAGCACAGACTAATCATCCAAACCATGACTCCCACGGGGGGCCTTCAAACTCCGGTGAACGTTTGACACGTCGCTACTTTGATGAGAGCGGCACCGAGCGTGGGTTTAGTAACTACACCGATCGTAAGGGAGATTTCCGCGAAGGCCGCGCTTCCCGCGAGAGTCGTGTTCCCCGTGAAGGTCGTGCCCTGCGGGGTTCTCGTGAAGGTTATGTTCCCCGTGAGGACCGCTTTTCCCGTGGAAACCGCGATCTCCGTGCTTCTCGCCGCGAGGAGCGCGGCGCGAGCGACGGCTATCAGCCCTCTGAGAGTGCCGGACGCTCCCGGTTCGTTCCGGAGGAAGATGTCGTGCTGGAGCGTCTGGAAGCCCGAGCCACGGTTGCTGCCGATGTGAGCGACCTGAGCTGGCAGGACCTGGGCTTGGGTGGCAATATTACTCGCGCTCTTACAGAGCTGGGTGCAGCAACCCCCTTCCCCATTCAGGCCGCCACCATCCCTGACGTTCTCAAGGGACGCGATGTGCTGGGTAGGGGGCGCACGGGATCGGGTAAGACCATTGCCTTTGGTGCTCCCCTTGTTGAAAAACTGATGGAAAACGGTGGGGGCCGCAACCGTGGACCGGGTCGCAATCCTCGGGCTCTCATCCTTGCGCCGACTCGCGAGCTTGCCCTGCAGATTGATCGCACGGTTCAGCCCATCGCACGCTCGGTGGGGTTGTTTACCACCCAAATTTACGGTGGGGTGCCGCAGGGTCGCCAGGTTGGAGCCATCAATCGTGGTGTGGACATCATCATTGGAACGCCGGGTCGCATTCAAGATCTCATTGATCAGGGCAGGCTTGATCTTTCCGACATTGCGCTAACCGTTCTTGATGAGGCGGATCATATGTGTGACTTGGGATTCCTGGAACCGGTTCAGAAGATACTGCAACATACCAAGCGTGGTGGGCAGAAGCTTCTTTTCTCCGCGACTCTCGATAAGGGTGTTAAGACACTGATTGATGAGTTTCTTGTGAATCCTGCCATACACGAGGTCGCGGGTGAGGACCAGGCCTCGGGCACCATTGATCACCGCGTATTGCTGGTGGATCGCGCCGATAAAGAGCTGGTCATTGAGCAGCTTGCCGATCGTCAAGACGGTGCAAAAACCCTGATTTTCTCTCGTACTCGCTCCTATGCGGAGCGTCTCACCGAGCTTTTGGAAGACGCTGGTATTGCCGCAGTAAGCCTGCACGGTGACCTTAACCAGGCTCGCCGTACGCGCAACCTGGATAAGTTAGCCCGGGGGCGGGTGAACGTTCTTGTTGCGACGGATGTTGCTGCACGAGGAATCCACGTTGACGATATCGACCTGGTGATTCAGGCGGATCCGCCGGAGGAGTATAAGACCTACATGCACCGCGCCGGTCGTACTGGTCGTGCGGGACGCACGGGGACGGTTGTGACTTTGATTCCACGGACGCGTCAGCGCCGCACCAGAGAGTTACTTGAGAGGGCCGAGATTACGGCGGACTTCACACCGTTTTATCCCGGCGACAGCCTCTAA
- a CDS encoding adenosylhomocysteinase: protein MIHEIVSQGPAAPGSRHAGHTLATVQHGERFIRHLASTTNLLISGATILLRGNGPLAHYLLPTLRAMGAHVYSNSSLARERVPQGALRYLIDTGESSSLTGPENLPDIAPNTLIVDAGALHPGIDLEGFDTASVNSGLVPDSPRSGITRYRLGQKDVFVVPRHGSQSELLNTSAMLLSDFHGVHSSPVSAAAGKSRIEWAARFMPLTRLFCEKLAAGGKISGLRVAIRRVLDPKIAVLALNLARSGAHVTVLCTAPETDDDLAAALTDAGVTVYAHSGNTPEQDREASLTLLEQRPQLIIDSDSHLIRLAHSELPHVLDTVLGATDDAADGLQSLRFPVITTEGSGYKKLFDKGYGRGQSTVFTVLNLLSGLHSTPLTATRVVVIGYGAVGRGIARQVSALGGKVTVCETNPVRAAEATFDGYPVAPLTQTVAQAAIIISATGMAHSVTLDALSAALDGAVLAVAGGAPQEIAIDAALQAGATLSSVSKDISALNLRNGPTLALLAQGHAISDTAGEGDPIEIADLSCGFQLSALNQLLSDPSPEPGLQSLTEEEDSAVVGAYLSSRGLSIDS from the coding sequence ATGATACACGAGATTGTTAGCCAGGGTCCGGCAGCTCCGGGGAGCCGCCATGCTGGGCACACCCTAGCCACGGTTCAGCACGGCGAACGATTTATCCGTCACCTGGCCTCGACCACAAACCTGCTTATTTCGGGAGCCACAATTCTCCTGAGGGGAAACGGCCCACTCGCCCACTACCTGCTCCCCACGCTCCGGGCCATGGGCGCGCACGTGTATAGCAATTCTTCTCTGGCACGGGAGAGAGTCCCTCAGGGAGCGTTGCGCTACCTTATTGATACCGGGGAATCGTCTTCCCTGACGGGCCCCGAGAACCTCCCCGACATTGCCCCAAACACCCTCATTGTGGATGCCGGAGCGCTGCATCCGGGAATCGACCTTGAAGGGTTTGATACCGCCAGCGTCAATTCCGGGCTTGTCCCAGACAGCCCTCGCTCCGGGATCACTCGTTATCGCCTTGGCCAAAAAGATGTTTTTGTTGTCCCCCGCCACGGCTCACAATCGGAGTTGCTTAACACCAGTGCGATGCTTCTGAGCGACTTTCACGGTGTACACAGCTCTCCCGTCTCCGCCGCTGCGGGAAAAAGCCGCATCGAATGGGCCGCCCGTTTTATGCCGCTCACACGGTTGTTCTGCGAGAAGCTGGCCGCCGGGGGGAAAATCTCAGGCTTGCGCGTGGCTATTCGCCGAGTACTCGACCCCAAGATAGCGGTGCTCGCCCTGAACCTCGCACGGAGCGGAGCGCACGTGACCGTGCTGTGCACCGCCCCAGAAACCGATGATGACCTGGCGGCAGCCCTCACCGACGCCGGTGTTACCGTGTATGCTCACAGCGGCAACACACCCGAACAAGACCGGGAAGCATCCCTCACCCTCTTGGAACAACGCCCACAGCTCATCATCGACAGCGATTCTCACCTCATCCGCCTAGCCCATTCAGAGCTTCCCCACGTTCTTGATACCGTGCTGGGGGCGACCGATGACGCCGCAGACGGGCTACAATCGCTACGCTTCCCCGTTATTACGACCGAGGGCAGCGGATATAAAAAACTCTTCGACAAAGGTTACGGTAGGGGACAGTCAACCGTATTCACCGTCCTCAATCTGCTGAGCGGTCTGCACAGCACACCGCTCACCGCAACCCGTGTGGTGGTCATCGGTTATGGGGCAGTCGGCCGCGGCATTGCACGCCAGGTCTCCGCCCTGGGCGGCAAGGTAACCGTGTGTGAGACCAATCCCGTTCGAGCAGCGGAAGCAACCTTTGACGGGTATCCGGTAGCGCCCCTCACCCAGACGGTAGCTCAGGCCGCAATCATCATCTCTGCCACGGGTATGGCACACAGCGTTACCCTTGATGCACTATCCGCTGCCCTGGACGGAGCGGTGCTCGCGGTTGCGGGGGGCGCGCCTCAAGAGATCGCGATCGACGCTGCGCTCCAGGCTGGCGCGACTCTCAGTTCCGTTTCCAAGGATATTTCGGCGCTCAATCTTCGGAACGGTCCGACCCTGGCACTACTCGCTCAAGGACACGCGATAAGCGACACTGCGGGAGAGGGAGACCCCATAGAAATAGCGGATCTTTCCTGTGGGTTTCAACTCAGCGCCCTGAACCAACTGCTGAGTGACCCCTCCCCCGAACCGGGCCTGCAGAGCCTCACCGAAGAGGAAGATAGCGCCGTTGTTGGTGCATACCTATCCTCCCGGGGACTCAGTATAGATAGTTAG
- a CDS encoding DUF1775 domain-containing protein — protein MKRYILPSTIVGGLLAISFAPAAQAHVVADPTSISAGERSTVSFTFEHGCDASPTTGLVVSIPEGVESVAPVLDPAWNITTQMTGDVITSVTYQAVEPVVDGIFAAAQMRILTADDVAGETLSFPTLQTCEVGETNWSEIAESGQDAHSLDLPAPVVSVFSADSNEQGTIAVVPASEAAPPVDIFARVLSIIAIVAALAAGGSSFAVARSVKRLQASLVSRGGSSDASSH, from the coding sequence ATGAAGCGTTATATTCTGCCCTCTACGATTGTGGGCGGGTTGCTAGCCATCTCTTTTGCTCCCGCAGCTCAGGCTCACGTTGTTGCCGATCCCACTTCGATTAGCGCGGGGGAACGCTCTACCGTGAGCTTTACATTTGAACACGGTTGTGACGCGTCGCCCACCACGGGGCTGGTCGTGAGCATTCCCGAGGGTGTGGAGTCGGTCGCTCCTGTGCTCGACCCGGCCTGGAACATTACCACTCAGATGACGGGCGATGTTATTACCTCCGTCACCTATCAGGCTGTTGAACCTGTTGTGGACGGTATCTTTGCGGCCGCGCAAATGCGCATCCTTACCGCAGACGATGTGGCGGGTGAAACGCTGAGCTTCCCCACCCTACAGACCTGCGAGGTGGGCGAGACTAACTGGTCCGAGATAGCCGAGTCCGGTCAGGATGCTCACTCACTCGACCTGCCCGCGCCCGTGGTCTCCGTGTTCTCTGCCGACTCGAATGAACAGGGCACGATTGCGGTTGTTCCCGCTTCAGAAGCTGCGCCTCCCGTTGATATTTTTGCTCGGGTGCTGTCAATCATCGCGATTGTTGCCGCCCTTGCCGCGGGTGGTTCATCCTTTGCGGTTGCCCGGTCGGTCAAGCGTCTACAGGCCTCGTTGGTTTCCAGAGGCGGATCCTCCGACGCGAGCTCTCACTAA